One Phycisphaera mikurensis NBRC 102666 DNA window includes the following coding sequences:
- a CDS encoding PQQ-dependent sugar dehydrogenase, whose protein sequence is MLRLPAAASALLLAATPAAAQSTAAKIWEQNCASCHGADGAGNSASSLLDDDWETDGTDRGLYASIDDGLKHLGMPAYGGALTPAEIWSQVVYLRELREDAERAENPAAVAKPGTGGVKEGTGVYATDRATFRLEEVPVNAATLERPWAIDFLPDGRVLLTERAGALLVVPAGGGDAVRVAGTPRVWEHGQGGLLDVALDPAYRDNGWVYLSFSTSSGERDGRAVGNTAFVRGRIAGDGSGGLRWEDQQLVHRPDEADDGPQGVHFGSRFAFDGDGHVFVALGERGRNELSLETDTAFGKVLRLDEDGSVPADGQPFADDPAAVRGLWTLGHRNPQALLFQPGSGRLYGIEHGPRGGDEINLIEPGRSYGWSRYSYSINYNGTPRGRNAPWHAEAGETEPVFTWTPSIAPCGAAFYDADAFPGWRGDLFVTSLVKQELHRIRLSKDGRSVAEQEVLLRGIGRLRDVATGPDGALWIAAEKPGRVFRVVPAS, encoded by the coding sequence ATGCTTCGCCTCCCCGCCGCCGCGTCCGCGCTCCTGCTCGCCGCCACGCCCGCCGCGGCCCAGTCCACGGCGGCGAAGATCTGGGAGCAGAACTGCGCCTCCTGCCACGGGGCCGACGGCGCCGGCAACAGCGCCTCGTCGCTGCTCGACGACGACTGGGAAACCGACGGCACCGACCGCGGGCTCTACGCCTCGATCGACGACGGGCTCAAGCACCTGGGCATGCCGGCCTACGGCGGGGCGCTCACGCCGGCGGAGATCTGGTCGCAGGTGGTCTACCTGCGTGAGCTGCGCGAGGACGCGGAGCGGGCGGAGAACCCCGCGGCGGTGGCGAAGCCCGGCACCGGCGGCGTGAAGGAGGGCACCGGCGTCTACGCGACCGACCGGGCGACGTTCCGGCTGGAGGAGGTGCCGGTGAACGCCGCGACCCTCGAGCGGCCGTGGGCGATCGACTTCCTGCCCGACGGCCGCGTGCTGCTGACCGAGCGGGCGGGGGCCCTGCTCGTCGTGCCGGCGGGCGGCGGCGACGCGGTGCGGGTCGCGGGCACACCCCGGGTCTGGGAGCACGGCCAGGGCGGCCTGCTCGACGTCGCGCTCGACCCGGCGTACCGCGACAACGGCTGGGTCTACCTCTCCTTCAGCACCTCCTCGGGCGAGCGGGACGGACGAGCGGTCGGCAACACCGCCTTCGTGCGCGGGCGGATCGCCGGCGACGGCAGCGGCGGCCTTCGGTGGGAAGACCAGCAGCTCGTCCACCGCCCCGACGAGGCAGACGACGGCCCGCAGGGCGTCCACTTCGGCAGCCGCTTCGCCTTCGACGGCGACGGCCACGTCTTCGTCGCGCTCGGCGAGCGCGGCCGCAACGAGCTGTCGCTGGAAACCGACACCGCCTTCGGCAAGGTCCTGCGCCTCGACGAGGACGGCTCGGTGCCCGCGGACGGCCAGCCCTTCGCCGACGATCCCGCCGCGGTCCGCGGGTTGTGGACGCTCGGCCACCGCAACCCGCAGGCGCTCCTCTTCCAGCCCGGCTCCGGCCGGCTCTACGGCATCGAGCACGGCCCCCGCGGCGGCGACGAGATCAACCTCATCGAGCCGGGCCGAAGCTACGGCTGGAGCCGGTACAGCTACAGCATCAACTACAACGGCACGCCCCGCGGCAGAAACGCGCCGTGGCACGCCGAGGCCGGCGAGACCGAGCCGGTCTTCACGTGGACGCCCAGCATCGCCCCCTGCGGCGCCGCCTTCTACGACGCCGACGCCTTCCCGGGCTGGCGGGGCGACCTCTTCGTCACCTCGCTCGTGAAGCAGGAGCTGCACCGCATCCGGCTGTCCAAGGACGGCCGCAGCGTCGCGGAGCAGGAGGTCCTGCTCCGCGGCATCGGCCGCCTCCGCGACGTGGCCACCGGCCCCGACGGCGCCCTGTGGATCGCCGCCGAGAAGCCCGGCCGGGTCTTCCGGGTGGTCCCGGCGTCATAG
- a CDS encoding AsmA family protein, translated as MNAAAAPEPRAADAPPRRRRRRRWPWILLFVLLLAGVGGRLALEPGLRWYVNRTLDRDPGFDGRIDGISIALWRGAYRVEGVRLDKTAAGIREPLLTLDALDLSLQWGALLKGAVVGEVELVRPVVTFVDGGEGGESQSGAGGPWLGVLSDLLPFQINRVGVRDGTLRLRSERGAAPLEAEITALEATVSDLTNVDRSTEVLVTKLDATCRVMGSGEVELHGALDPFSWKPTFELRMRMLGLDVTEVNGLARVYGGLDFNAGRFDLTLEASAEQGLIEGTVQPLFRGLDVFSLSQDAADGDPLNAAYQALVGSVAELLENQERDQFGTRVAFEASSEGLGLNVLEVVGNVLYNAFVQAFLPELRAQSGGGFRFTPQPVAEAPAQR; from the coding sequence ATGAACGCCGCGGCAGCGCCCGAGCCCCGTGCCGCCGACGCGCCGCCGCGGCGTCGCCGCCGCCGGCGCTGGCCCTGGATCCTGCTGTTCGTGCTCCTGCTCGCCGGCGTCGGCGGTCGCCTGGCCCTGGAGCCGGGGCTGCGGTGGTACGTGAACCGCACGCTCGACCGCGACCCCGGCTTCGACGGCCGCATCGACGGCATCTCGATCGCCCTCTGGCGCGGGGCGTACCGCGTGGAGGGCGTGCGGCTGGACAAGACGGCGGCGGGCATCCGCGAGCCGCTGCTGACGCTCGACGCGCTGGACCTCTCGCTGCAGTGGGGGGCGTTGCTCAAGGGGGCGGTGGTCGGGGAGGTCGAGCTGGTCCGGCCGGTGGTCACCTTCGTCGACGGGGGCGAGGGCGGCGAGAGCCAGAGCGGGGCGGGCGGGCCGTGGCTGGGCGTGCTGAGCGACCTGCTCCCCTTCCAGATCAACCGCGTCGGGGTCCGCGACGGGACGCTGCGCCTGCGGAGCGAGCGCGGGGCGGCGCCGCTGGAGGCGGAGATCACCGCGCTGGAGGCGACTGTGAGCGACCTCACCAACGTGGACCGCTCGACGGAGGTGCTGGTCACCAAGCTCGACGCCACCTGCCGCGTCATGGGCTCCGGCGAGGTCGAGCTGCACGGGGCGCTCGACCCCTTCAGCTGGAAGCCGACCTTCGAGCTGCGGATGCGGATGCTCGGCCTGGACGTCACCGAAGTGAACGGCCTGGCCCGGGTGTACGGCGGGTTGGACTTCAACGCCGGCCGCTTCGATCTGACCCTCGAGGCGAGCGCGGAGCAGGGGCTCATCGAGGGCACGGTGCAGCCGCTGTTCCGCGGGCTCGACGTGTTCTCGCTCTCCCAGGACGCGGCGGACGGCGACCCGCTCAACGCGGCCTACCAGGCGCTGGTCGGCTCGGTGGCGGAGCTGCTGGAGAACCAGGAGCGCGACCAGTTCGGCACCCGCGTGGCCTTCGAGGCGAGCAGCGAAGGGCTGGGGTTGAACGTGCTCGAGGTGGTCGGCAACGTGCTCTACAACGCATTCGTACAGGCTTTCCTGCCCGAGCTCCGCGCCCAGAGCGGCGGCGGCTTCCGCTTCACGCCGCAGCCCGTGGCGGAGGCGCCGGCGCAGCGCTAG